The DNA window TACCAGGTTGTTGTTACCGACAGCCGTAATGCACGCAACGGTCGCTTCATTGAGCGCGTTGGTTTCTTCAACCCGATCGCTTCTGCGAACGAAGAAGAAACGCGTCTGGATCTGGATCGTATCGCTCACTGGGTTGGCCTGGGCGCTACTGTTTCCGATCGCGTTGCAACGCTTATCAAAGCAGCAAACAAAGCAGCTTAATCTGTCACGGTGGTCATGATGAGCAAGCAACACACCGCACAAGCACCTGTTGATCCGATTGTATTGGGCAAGATGGGTTCTTCCTACGGTATCCGTGGTTGGCTCAGAGTGTTTTCCTCCACCGAAGACGCCGAAAGCATTTTTGACTATCAGCCCTGGTTAATCCAGAGAGCGGGTCAGTGGCAGGTCGTTGAGCTGGAAAGCTGGCGCCACCATAATCAGGATATCGTCATCAAGCTGAAAGGCATTGACGATCGCGATACTGCGAATCTATTGACCAATTGCGAAATTGTTGTGGATTCTTCGCAGTTGCCTGCGCTTGAAGAGGGTGATTATTACTGGAAAGACCTTATGGGTTGCCAGGTAGTAACCACTGAAGGCTATGGTCTCGGTAAAGTCATCGACATGATGGAAACCGGGTCTAATGACGTTCTCGTCATTAAGGCAAACCTGAAAGATGCATTTGGTATCAAGGAGCGGTTGGTTCCGTTCCTCGATGGGCAGGTTATCAAGAAAGTCGATCTCACTACTCGTACAATCGAAGTAGATTGGGATCCTGGTTTTTAAATTCTCCGGATAAACGGTAAATAAACGGCACTATGGGGATTGGCTTGTGTTTATAGGTATCGTTAGCCTGTTTCCTGAAATGTTCCGCGCAATTACCGATTACGGGGTGACTGGCCGGGCAGTAAAAAATGGCCTGCTGAACATTCAGAGCTGGAGTCCTCGTGACTTCGCGCATGACCGGCACCGTACCGTGGACGATCGTCCTTACGGCGGCGGACCGGGGATGTTAATGATGGTGCAACCTTTACGGGATGCCATTCATGCAGCAAAAGCCGCGGCAGGTGAAGGCGCAAAGGTGATTTATCTGTCACCTCAGGGACGCAAGCTTGATC is part of the Klebsiella huaxiensis genome and encodes:
- the rpsP gene encoding 30S ribosomal protein S16, yielding MVTIRLARHGAKKRPFYQVVVTDSRNARNGRFIERVGFFNPIASANEEETRLDLDRIAHWVGLGATVSDRVATLIKAANKAA
- the rimM gene encoding ribosome maturation factor RimM (Essential for efficient processing of 16S rRNA); its protein translation is MSKQHTAQAPVDPIVLGKMGSSYGIRGWLRVFSSTEDAESIFDYQPWLIQRAGQWQVVELESWRHHNQDIVIKLKGIDDRDTANLLTNCEIVVDSSQLPALEEGDYYWKDLMGCQVVTTEGYGLGKVIDMMETGSNDVLVIKANLKDAFGIKERLVPFLDGQVIKKVDLTTRTIEVDWDPGF